TACATACATGGAAAATTCACAAATTCTTGTAAACGCATACATTACAAAACCAGACGGCACCAAATCAATTGAACCGTTTGCATACATCGGCAAGCCTTTTGATTGCTCAGATAAAGCGGAAAACCAATTCTATACAGATGTGGAAGGCACGTGGACGATATACGTGGTGGCAAAGTGGATGAATAACGGAACAATTTACAAGACACAAAGCAACACCATCGAGGTTTTTGTTCCGGCACCAATGTTCCGAGGTAACCAAATCGAAATGCTTGACGTTGGGATATCTAGTCCGAGTGGTAATTTTGGAGCTCTGGACTGGAGCTCCGACGGTAGATATCTCCTTTTGACATACCAAATGTTGGAAAATGAGACATACTACGACAAATTTGCGATCTTTGATTTAGAATCCAAAACCCTGAAGAATCTCATGGTGTTAGATAGGTTTTACAGCGAAGATCAACGTATCACCGATGCCAAATTTTCTCCAGATGGTGATGGCGTGTACTTTGCGTATGACAAAAAAATTCACCTCTATGATACTACGCAGGAAACTACCACAGAAACAGACACAAACGAGGTATCAAATTTTGATGTAGATCAAAATAACAACATATTCTATACCAAAGAGCCACAAAATATTGGGGAAAGCAACCCGGAGATTCATCTCTACAAACTTGATGCAAACTCTGGCAAAACAGAAGAAATTACAAAACACAAGGACTTTTGGGAATTTGATGTCAATGATGAAGGAACGGAGATTCTCTACAGAAAAACCATTGATGCTGGATATGGTTGGGCAGACAGGAAACTTGCTATATATGACATCCAATCAAAAACTCACAAGACCATACCAAAAATAGATGACGCTGATTGCGGGAGACTGCCTATATTTGCACCAAACGACGACCTGATCATATACCAGATCACAGATTGTTGGAGGGGTTGGCCCGGTGGAGTTCTTTTAATAACTGACATCAATGGCAATTCCGAGGTTTTGATTCCTTCATCAAATTACAGGCCTGAGAATCCAGTAATCAGTCCAGATGGTCAGTACCTAGTCTATACATACCCAGCAGATAGTAACGGAACCATCGGATTGTTTAGGATGACTCTGGCAAAGCCGGTTCCAGAGTTTGGAACAATTGCAATTTTGGTTCTGATTGTATCAATATTGTCAATTGTAATATTTACCAAATTTTCAAGATTAAACCTGTAGTGCCCATTTACTCTTAATGCAAAAAGTAGTCCAAAAAAACAGCATACGCGTTAAGAATCATTTGTGCACTTTGATAAGCCAGTTTGGCAATCTTTTATGGTGCATCAGACAGCGAAAGGCCAGCTACTAGACAAATACTCTAAATTCGTCAAAAAAATCGAGGACATTCCGCGAGTGTACCAAGAACTAGAATCCAAAGTCGAAGTAAAAGATGAAGGGAATTTGGCAGTTTAGCACGAAATGGGTCAACAAAAGAAGATTCAACAGTTTCCGCAAAATCATAAAGATCCATTCTATGCAGGCGCAAAAGGGGAAAACAAAGTCATTGAACAATTATCGGCATTAAATAATGACTATCACGTCTTTTGCGGCTTGCAAGTGTGACTTCCGTACGCAGTAAGGTACAATGGATTTAAGAATCTTAGATCAGCCCAGATGGACTTTGTCATAGTATCAAAAAAGGGAGTCTTTGTAATTGAGGTCAAGAACTGGAGCAACGATTATGTCAGAAATTATGAGGGGTTCTACCCACATAAACAAGTTGACAGGGCTGGGCGTGTCCTATGGATTACTTTACAGCATCACAACATAGATGTTCGAGTTACAAACGTATTGTTATCTATTCAAGACAATATGCGATATGATCAGAATTACAGGATGGTTTTGTGTCTAGTTTAGAAAGAATTAACAGATTTTTAGAGAATAGGCAAGATATTTTGTCTGAAGGTGAAGTGGAAAAAGTTGTTGAAAGTTTGAAGTGTTATGTAATAGAATAATGTGTTACTATGAAATTTGGCTTTATTCGTCCACAAAAAAGATATTTTGGGCTTTTTTAGAAGCAATGCAATGTTAGATTATGCGACAATACCAATTGAAGCAATAATTCCAACCGCAATTTCAATAACTGCCCTTGTGATATCAATATACTCAACATCAAAAAACGCACAGATTCTAATCTATTCTTCAATTGACAAAATGTATACTGAACTAATGAAAGTGGGAGTAGACAATCCTGATTTTAGAGATCTGAAAAGAACCACAGATTATAAAAATTCCTTTAACGGTGATAGATTATTTGCGTATGAATCCTATGCATTCATGTCAATTAACATGATAGCTACAGTATATGACAAGTATAAGAAAATACCACGCACATGGCTCAACATAATTACACTTGAGGCAAATCTGCATAAATCTTGGCTAAATGATAATCATTCCAAATTCAGAAGTGAGTTCATAGACTTTATCGAGCATAACACCGTAAATAATGAACAAGAAGTCTAGTTATACACATTAGAATTCATCTAAATTTAATTATGTTAGCCTGATTTTCATCCAAAAGATTTATCAAATTATTGTAAAATAACGCAAGTTTTGTTGATTCGAACACACAAAATCCAAGCGTCGCATTCTGCCTCAAAATGTGGTAATTCTGTTTTAATCGCAACAAGGGGGTGCTGCATGACAAACAGATTAAACAAAGCAGGTCTACACCAAATAATGATGCCCTGCAAAAAATGCCCATGCCAATGCGGCTGCTCAAGAATGATCCAAAATCAATACTATCAGCTTTGCATTCATTGCACACTTGGCACTCATGAGGGAAAGTAATACTATTCATGCGTGTTTGATAGTATGATTTTCTAAAATGTGCGTTCTGTTGTACTACATCATGCTTATCTAAAATTCCAACTATTGTCATCTGTGAAGGCAAAACCTCTGGCACTGATCGGTACAGGAGTGATCATACTGCTGATATCCGTGATCTATTCCGGCTCAATGGGCAATCTTGGGATGGAGGTTCCAGATGTGAAAATTCCAGTTGTAAAGATTCCAGATGCAGCAATTCCAATGGTGGAAGATGCCCCTATGCCAGAATCGGCAGTTGATGTGTCTGACAATTCAAAGACACCTGTTGTGTGCGTTGGCAGTGCTTTGTGTACAACTGATACAATTACGAGGATTGTCGACGGAGACACGTTGTACACACAAAACCACCACATCCGGCTGGCACTGACTGACACTCCTGAAAAGCAAGAGTCGGGATTTTCCGACGCAACATCGTTTACAAGTACACTGTGCCCTGTCGGCTCCACAATCACAATCGACCAAGATGACAAGCAAAAGACGGATGTGTATGGGAGGATGATTGCTAAAATCACGTGCTCTGGTAAAGTGCTCAACGCAGAACTGCTGGAATCAGGACACGCTGTAATCTCACAGCAATACTGCAAGAAAAGCGAGTTTGCATTGGAGTCATGGGCGACAAAGTTCGGATGCTAGTCGTTTTTTGAATTGAAAGTGTGCGAACGTGTTTTATCTGATGAGTGCGTAGTGAAACCATGGTTGTTGTCTGGATTGGACTAGGCGTGGGAATTCTTGTGGCGGCAATACTGCTAAAGAAGATAGTCACTGCATCCCCAAAAGATGCGCTCAAGGTAAGCGTCAACTGCAAAAAGTGCGGCTACCGCACAAACGGCCTAAAGTGCCCTCGGTGCGAAAACGCATCCGATCCGCAAAGATGGAGATAGCTAACTGTGGACCAGCTTTTTCCTAAGCTTCGTACTTGCGTAATCCATTCCTAACGTTACTGCAAGTATTGCAAGTATGAACGGCGCAGCCTTGCCGTAGTTGAGGCTCTCAAGGTGGTGTATTATGTAAAATCCGATTCCGCCTGCGCCTACTAACCCAAGAATTGACGACTCCCTCACGCTGTATGACAGCAAAAACAGGTACTGGTTTCCCATGTGCGGCAACGCCTCTGGGATTGTGACGAACTTGGCAATCTGCATCCTTGTTGCACCAAGTACGTGCATTGCGTCGTACGCAGACGCGTTCTGCGACTCGTATATCTCGTAGAGGTACTTGCCGCTCAGCCCCATTATGTAAAGTGATATTGCAAATATTCCAGCAGTTGGACCAAGCCCTACTACCACCACAAGCAGAATTGCCCACAGCAGGGGCGGCATGGACCACAGTATTCCAAGCAGGCTTCTGAAAATTACACTCACATATGACGGCGAGATATTCCTTGCGGCAAGCAGTGCTGCGGGAATGGAGAGTGCAAATCCAATGCTGGAGCCAATCAGCGCCATCTCAAGCGTCTCAATTAGCGACCAGAGCACCTTGTCCCACACGGTAAAGTCAAACTCTAATAGCTCGCCCACTATGACTG
This genomic stretch from Candidatus Nitrosotenuis cloacae harbors:
- a CDS encoding PEFG-CTERM sorting domain-containing protein; its protein translation is MRIFLFLLFVTMSVSLVSVSYAQEGNIHFHGEADPKTDFVHRGDTLTFYGWSNAYQSWKPGIIPTPFSSFDVKIYDPDNNVVFEQNLNSDENGKVEFSIPITADFKQGKYIAKITITNGGYAPFYDEGYFYVILQESDVLSDSKYVLSLSAEQSAKFGTYPKFFATMCPLPFDVMSDEAFLDPETRTYMENSQILVNAYITKPDGTKSIEPFAYIGKPFDCSDKAENQFYTDVEGTWTIYVVAKWMNNGTIYKTQSNTIEVFVPAPMFRGNQIEMLDVGISSPSGNFGALDWSSDGRYLLLTYQMLENETYYDKFAIFDLESKTLKNLMVLDRFYSEDQRITDAKFSPDGDGVYFAYDKKIHLYDTTQETTTETDTNEVSNFDVDQNNNIFYTKEPQNIGESNPEIHLYKLDANSGKTEEITKHKDFWEFDVNDEGTEILYRKTIDAGYGWADRKLAIYDIQSKTHKTIPKIDDADCGRLPIFAPNDDLIIYQITDCWRGWPGGVLLITDINGNSEVLIPSSNYRPENPVISPDGQYLVYTYPADSNGTIGLFRMTLAKPVPEFGTIAILVLIVSILSIVIFTKFSRLNL
- a CDS encoding thermonuclease family protein, whose protein sequence is MKAKPLALIGTGVIILLISVIYSGSMGNLGMEVPDVKIPVVKIPDAAIPMVEDAPMPESAVDVSDNSKTPVVCVGSALCTTDTITRIVDGDTLYTQNHHIRLALTDTPEKQESGFSDATSFTSTLCPVGSTITIDQDDKQKTDVYGRMIAKITCSGKVLNAELLESGHAVISQQYCKKSEFALESWATKFGC
- a CDS encoding PhnE/PtxC family ABC transporter permease, whose product is MNPSRFQYTWIAILLIIIGSSVHLGFNPLSIIDDADNSAVIVGELLEFDFTVWDKVLWSLIETLEMALIGSSIGFALSIPAALLAARNISPSYVSVIFRSLLGILWSMPPLLWAILLVVVVGLGPTAGIFAISLYIMGLSGKYLYEIYESQNASAYDAMHVLGATRMQIAKFVTIPEALPHMGNQYLFLLSYSVRESSILGLVGAGGIGFYIIHHLESLNYGKAAPFILAILAVTLGMDYASTKLRKKLVHS